agttATCTAGCACATTTTAAACacaagcaattcaatgtgctttacaattagcattaaatggcacaacaacaaacacgagggcacaaattaaaaatatacacagataaaataataatttacagGTAAAAGAAAAAGACAGAATTAATTACATGGATGAGTGCCAGGACCCAGAGCAGCTCAGACATTGAGTAGTGCTGGCACCCAGTTTAGCTAATTTGCAAGTTCTAAGTTCACCGTTAGCAAAAATGAACTTTTTCAATTTGGTTATGAAGCAAAACTGTGTCTTAGTGCTTTTGCTCTTGATGTGAATCTAAAAACGTTTTTGTTTGACAAAGTTGTCGTGTTGTTTAGCAACTTTTCTATTGTTTTGTTTACCAAAAACAGAAAATGTGAAGTCAAAGTAAACATGAGCTTCTGTTTATGTGGAACTAAGACCAAAGTGCATTTGTAATTTTCGGTCTCATTTTAATGAAACATGATATGTTTTTAAATGGCTGACAGGTAAATATCATCACTTAAATGATAGAATTGTCAAATAATTTAAAACCAAAATATAAAGACAAGCTACACGATTCAGTATCTTGGATGTATTTGAACAACCATTACTTTTTCTTcacttgtttagttttgtgtggaGTGAGAAAACAGAGTTAAATGATGCAAGTTTGTGATTTTGTTCAAAAGGAAAGTCATAATTTCAGAGATTTTATTAAAGGTTTGTAAGTGGCTCAAACATCAGGGTGTAGCATCCTCCTTTCCAGAGGCTTGGAGTTATGCACCGTGTTTCAACAAGGCTGCAACGTCACCACGGAAGATGAAGAGTTGTGTTTTTGGCCAGAATCATGCAGAGAGGACTGGCTGACCCCTTCAGGGCCCCTGAAGAAAAAGCTGCAGACACACTCGGATCTCCCAGCCTGTGGTCCTTCCAGAAGCAGAGAGCATCTACTTCAGCTTGTCTTCTCAGCAGAGTGAAGATCTGAAGTTTAAACATTTTGCCATAAAATGCAGAGACATTGAATTATGACTTAATATCTTTAGTATGTTTAAGTGATGAGTAATTAAGACACATAAAAACAGTATTTTAAGCTTTAAAATACATAATAGATGCTACTTGatgtgccctctggtggaggacctGTGCACTACTGGTGGCTGGTGGGTTGTTTCGTTGTTGCCCTCCAAAAATTCTGCACTAGATTAGGATCAAAGGCATGTTTAAGATATTTACTCAAATTTGAGTTGCTACATTTAATTACTTTGCTTCATGACTGAAACATCTGATAAatctagatttttttaaaaagtgaaacaGGAATTAAATTATAGATCTGTCAGTCCTATCAAGAATAAATGTTTTCAGGTTTTGTGGTCAATttttttaatgtgaaaaatgtGAATAATAATTAAAAGAACAATAAATTCACATCTGGGAGATTTTTCATTAAAAAAGCTCAAATACAAAAGAATGTTCACTTCAACATGTCGCCCAAAACATGATTATTCGCTAATCTGTTAATTATGCAAATTTAATGTGTGAATTTGTAGCTAAAGGTGGGGTAGGAGATTTTTTCTGGAGTTTTTTGCtatatcaatttccctctgggattaataaagtatttttgaatttgaattgatatTGCTTGAAGTGCTCTTCACATACTGATGCCAACCACTAAATCAAATCTTTTGTCAATCATTGTGAACGTCCTATGTTTAAGGACCAGCTCATATTCCTTACATCAAACTGCTGCTCTGACCAGGGTTGGATCTTAGATTTCTACGTTTTCAAAAGAAGTAGCTGTTCGAAAAGCAAGAAAGCCACCTCCTATTGCACCTTTAGctttaacaataaaaaaaataaaacaacagaaacaAGTCATTTCTGAGTCGCTTGTGTCGCATTAgctaacaaaaacacaaacaatcatAGGTCCGATCTTTTGATATCAGCTGAATCTAGAAATAGGAAAGCTTCTGAGCGAGGATTTATAAACAGAATATTGACTGTAATCAGAGTTTTAATAGCTGAAGCACAGATATGTCCACTACTCTTCTTTTGTCTCAGGGTTGTCCCTCCATATGCAGTAGTTGAGGGTGGTGGCGAGGCAGAGCCAGGACAGATAAGGGGCCAGGAGCAGAGTGGCGGTGCGGCTGATAGAATACCAAGACACCATGGTGGCTCCAACAGTCCCAGTCAGGAACACAATCTCGACCATTGCCTACATTTAATAGAAAAAGGGCATCTAATGGAAATTAACACTCaaaagtaacttttttttttttgcatttctcAATCCTTAATCAAATGTAAAAGGTTCAACTTGCCCATTTTATCTTGTGCGCTCCAAAGAAAATAGGAGTCCATGCCCAGTTCAGAGCCAACTGCAGCCCATACAGCCCCAGTGGAACCAGTGCATCCTCAGTGAAACCTCCAAGTTCTTTCCAGATCAGGTAGGAACCATAACTGGAAGACAGAGTCCAAAAATAATCCATTAGCTTAAGGAACAAAGGTGGTCGGAGTCTGTCCGTGTGGCTCTTACCCCATCCCTGTGTACAGACATGTCCACACCACCGGA
This sequence is a window from Nothobranchius furzeri strain GRZ-AD chromosome 3, NfurGRZ-RIMD1, whole genome shotgun sequence. Protein-coding genes within it:
- the tspo gene encoding translocator protein produces the protein MWLPLIGMTALPHIGGIYGGFITRKQVKTWYTTLNKPSWRPPNAAFPVVWTCLYTGMGYGSYLIWKELGGFTEDALVPLGLYGLQLALNWAWTPIFFGAHKIKWAMVEIVFLTGTVGATMVSWYSISRTATLLLAPYLSWLCLATTLNYCIWRDNPETKEE